The proteins below come from a single Labilithrix sp. genomic window:
- a CDS encoding PAS domain S-box protein, with protein sequence MSWQAVALHFANQGQACALLDRDGYVRMFSTSFETLLGWQREDIEGRHWSEAIAPTAHAVVARSRIERALSGTLRSFDCEASTPQNARFVLKLQAALVGRNDEQGLLLTVSSAEPLEAHTLACEDEVDYEIASSVSDFGRLISLTTPRGPRLKVLPERCYAAIHGHGTPCNDCPALQHEATRWPRTAARWIGGPENIYEVVTAEAQDDRIRVRLRRISERTLNAIHESKLRSLADAAHLSERERAVLTYLLMGRSLADIATILGISIRTVKFHQANVLEKLGADSRADLVRLIT encoded by the coding sequence GTGAGCTGGCAAGCGGTCGCACTTCACTTCGCCAACCAAGGACAGGCATGCGCGCTGCTCGATCGCGACGGCTACGTTCGCATGTTCAGCACGTCCTTCGAGACCCTCCTCGGCTGGCAGCGCGAGGACATCGAAGGACGTCACTGGTCGGAGGCGATCGCACCCACGGCGCACGCCGTCGTCGCCCGCTCACGGATCGAACGGGCGCTCTCCGGGACGTTGCGCTCCTTCGATTGCGAGGCGAGCACGCCGCAGAACGCGCGCTTCGTCCTCAAGCTCCAGGCCGCGCTCGTCGGCCGAAACGACGAGCAAGGGCTCCTCCTCACCGTGTCGTCGGCGGAGCCGCTCGAAGCCCACACCCTCGCGTGCGAGGACGAGGTCGACTACGAGATCGCCTCCTCCGTCTCCGACTTCGGCCGGCTCATCAGCCTCACCACGCCGCGCGGCCCGCGGCTGAAGGTCCTGCCCGAGCGCTGCTACGCGGCGATCCACGGACACGGCACGCCGTGCAACGACTGCCCGGCGCTCCAGCACGAAGCGACGCGCTGGCCGCGCACGGCGGCGCGCTGGATCGGCGGACCGGAGAACATCTACGAGGTCGTCACCGCGGAGGCGCAGGACGACCGCATCCGCGTGCGGCTCCGCCGGATCTCGGAGCGGACACTCAACGCGATCCACGAGTCCAAGCTCCGCTCGCTCGCCGACGCGGCGCACCTCTCCGAGCGCGAGCGCGCGGTGCTGACCTACCTCCTGATGGGGCGCTCGCTCGCCGACATCGCGACGATCTTGGGGATCAGCATCCGGACGGTGAAGTTCCATCAAGCCAACGTCCTCGAGAAGCTCGGCGCGGACTCGCGCGCGGACCTCGTGCGCCTGATCACCTGA